In Chaetodon auriga isolate fChaAug3 chromosome 9, fChaAug3.hap1, whole genome shotgun sequence, the genomic window ATGTGAGCGTaagggtggatggaggagagaaagagtcGTTATGTGTCTCATCATGGAAGAAGTGATCCCTGTAATGACTGTGGAACAGCAGCAGGGTAAAGCTCAGTCAATCATCAGCCACTACCATTAATTCTGCCGGTCAGactgagagtgacagagagtgATCCACAGATTAGAGGAGAGCACGATGGGAATATTAGGGAAACTTAAATGAGGTAAAACTAGAGGATGGCAAGATAGAAATGAGGATAGAAGGTCAAAGCACAACACAGCGGGGGTTTCCCCATTCAGGGTGACATCAGCCGGATACATTACCACTGAGTGATCGTTTATAAAGTTTTGTCTTagactgcttgtgtgtgttcatataaGAGTCCCTCTCATCTTCCCCCAACCCCAGAGCAAAGATCTGGAAAAGGAAGAAGCAGCCGCCTTTGACTGGCTTTGTGGCTGGTTGCATCAACAGGCTGCCATTGTTTCAAGAGCTTGTCTCCTTCAGGGCATCTGACGGGAGAGAAAAATGCCCATCCTCCcttcatttgtcttcatcatcctttaaaggaatagtttggaaTTTTGGGGAATGATCTTaatcactttcttgctgagagttagatgaggagattgatACCACTCCCAATTCTGTGTGCTCAGTATGAAGCTGTAGCTGGTTTGTTTAGTATAAAGATGTAAGAACAAGGGAAAAGatctagcctggctctgtgcagcaATGACTCAATCTGCCTGCTATTGCCcctaaagctcattaattaacatgtcTCATGTCACATGCAGAACTactttgttttacatttcagtgaatGTATTATTGACATTATGCATTTATCTTTCCCAAACAGTTGAGCTATTTATTGAACTTCACCCCACTGATTTGCACTTATTTTATCCAGCAAAGATGAAAAGGGAATAAGATAGCTATCAAACGTAGCTAGCACAGCCATTACCCAGAGGTAATGCCACAAGCTGGCTCAGATGGAAGATAAAAGAAGACtcatgataaataataaaatcttaGCAGGACATCTTAGGTCTGTCTCATGTTTATTTGAGACTTCAGTTAAGTCCAAGCTTTCAGCCGGCATCAGTAGGTACATGTATTTTTCTCTACCTCTTGATTTCGCTGCAGTTATCTTTGATCCTTTGATGGATCTAGGTTAGACTGAGGCGAGGCGGAGATGAGAGGAGATTTAGCGagacagagcaaaagaaaaccagctgtgaggcACAGtttatgaatgaaaacaggaagaatgGATCGAGGCAGAGTTGGAAGGAGATAGACGGGAGAATAAGCATCTGTACGAAATGTAAATATTGGACCGGTGGGTTGACAGAAGTTTGACAGAAACAGCCTGagtctgaaaacacattcaatcacacacacacagatagagagTAAGAGGAATGTAATGTTTTACCACAGTGAAATTATGTTTCTCTCAATATGTGCATGTTTCCTTGATTTCTCAGCCACTCCTGTGCAGTCTGTATCGTCTAGTGCTGCAGAAATTCCAGGTTATAGACAAAGAATAGAAGGACATTGGTATATAATGACCCCtgtgaaatacagtaaaagcaGTCTGGTCATACTAACCAACTTAAACTCTCAGCGTTGGGAAGTTTCCATCTCCCACTTCAGCTGAAGTAAAAGGGGTCATTTCTGAAAGGTACATATGGATTTGATTACAGCCACGACATTCTTCTCTGTATTTCCTCTTATCTCTGAGAGGATCTTTGTCTAAATCTTTCAAGAAGTCTGGTTTTGTAGAGTGTCTCTGTCAAAGTGAATGTTTTATGAGCtgtgagctgctggagggaatcTTCTATCTCCACTGTTTCCTGCAGCTTTGACTGGGCATATCTTTCACCACTGTCCCACCGTATTGTTGCTATTTCAGGAGATTGAACGCCTGGCGCTACATATATTCTCTTGCAAATTGTCTCTGAGTTTGTGCTGTCTTTCACCAGGCAGCTGTTGGCTCCTGGATATCAAGAAATATGGTACACTCCAGATGGAGCCCGCAAGTCGACGTCTCCTGCCAGCACCGTAAGTCTATGGGACAGTTTGATGttctcaaactgcagcagggAGTTATAAATGATCATAGAAGAGAAATAAATATCAGTGCTGTTGGATAACAGGCAGGAAATAACAGCCAGCACATAAAAGACTACATTTCTTTCTGGTTTATCTGCTTGAATGAGTCTCTCTTATTGCTGCACCACCCTGCTTCCCTACATGGAGAGACGTGTGTTAAGCGttaattgtttttgtcttccaggGACACTGTTTCTACCATGGGGAGGTTCTGGGCATGGAGGGCTCAAGTGTTGCTGTAAGCACATGCTCAGGGCTCAGGTATGTGAAACTTCACCCCAGGCTGTAGTCATAAAGTTTTTCTAATATTTAGAGTTGGTCCCAATGGTGTGAGACATTTCTTAGAATTCTAAGAGGTCTCCCACAAGACTAAATCCctctaaaaacaaaatcacaaaacaaggaggaggaggacttttCTGTAGTTTTCTGCAAAGATGTAAAGAGCTGCAAGAGAAAAGTTCTCCCAATACTCAGAAGCAGGGACTTGTGCTGCGGATTACAGTGTATGGTGTAGGGATGATGTTTGTGATTGATCTTAGTAATGTAATCGTGTGCTCACTGAATTTAAGCTATTAGCTCCATTAAGATTCAGTTTACAgcctcagtttgtttgttttccagctgatgtGCATTTTGCATGTAGAGCCAACAGAACAGAGTGAATGCATGCAAAGCAATTTCCGttgttgtttcctctgttgtttcccctgttgtttcctgtcattTATAGAATACCCGCCAACATGACATTAATACATAATTAACTGTTGTTCAACATTCACTCTTGTGGTCAATTTACCAACATAGAGAAATTTGTCCACCAAATTTCAGAAACCTGAATGTAATCCCAttattcaaatgcaaatgcattaaGGTTTTTATTTGCACAAACAGAATGTGTTGTGCCAGTATCAGAAAATCACACTTTTAATGCTAAAAAGctaaaacatttattctgaatCCTAACATGGCATCCTGAGATTTCACAATGAACTGGTGACAGTGTTAAAATAAGGCAAAGTTGAGAGCTCTCCGAGAAGATCCTGATGCTGTAGATGAAAAGAAGTTCCAACGAGAGCCTGTTTATCCTGTGATCAAACCATGGCTGAAGAGATGATGTGAGAGGAAACAGTTGTGTGTAGTGTCTTGTGAAGTCCACTAGGTTAGTAGGTCATTGGCTCCAGAGTTGGTTCATTGAGTACAGCTCAGTATGGAGATGTTTTCTCCTGGTGTGGAGCCAGAGCAGCTGATCCTTCCTGATAGAAacactgagggaggagagaccggcaacagaggaggagctggcaaGCACTGACAGAAATCGTAgccatatgtgtgtttttgtgggttCAATGCTCTGCATCTGGGGGATGAGTGAATCTGCTAATGTACATTCTCTGgggaaaagcaaacacagcataGAGGGACACTGACATGTGGGCGTCTGACCTCTCCAGATGTTTTCTACAGCTGCTTGACCTGCCGCTGCGTGCATCCTCATGTGTTTGAGTGTAGACGCCTGCGCTGATGAGTGGTTTCGTGAAGAAGCCGGAGGATTGTGTATTGCTCTGTCTGTCCCAGCTGATCTTCATttataaacaacaataaatcacCTGAGACACATTCCTGTGCTCCACCCAACCGTTAAACCGCCACAgccaaatttaaaaaaaaaatccagatcTGATGTGCAACCATATGGTTTTATGCAGGTTTCAGTTTGACAGTGTAATTCAGGAAATTCCTTTTGATCTTTTGAGGTTTGAAGGgccattttttatttaacaatatttgcaataaagacaataaatttCACAGTATACCACCGTGTGCCGATAGACAGACAGCAATACTACTGATCCACATTGATTTCCTCAGACTATGCCTGGATGGAACCATCAGCAGTGTCATGTTTCCCCAGGGGACTGATTTCTCTGAACGCAAGCGTCAGCTACCTGATAGAGCCTCTTCCTGCTTCCTTGGATGCACAGCAGCACGCTGTGTTCAGAGCCGAGAGTCTCCATCTACCCGGAGGTAGCTGCCTgcatcaccatggcaacagggaGCATGAGGAGGGGCTTAATGACTTCATCCATGGAATGATGTCACCACGGCGTGTGAGGAGGGTGAGTTCTGACAGGACGGACAATGATCAACCACCTGAAATCCTTTGTAAACttcacacaaagcagcagtgtcaCCACATATTCTGTGTTAAACTACTCTGTCTCCATTTTCAGGAAAAAAGGGACCTGAGTCAGAATATGAAGTATGTGGAGCTGCTGATAGTGGCAGACAAGGCTGAGGTGAGGACACAGCCTTGGATGTGGTCATATTTGGTCACGTTTTAACCAGGAACCATCAAACGAGGGAGTACAGGATGTGGCTTTGGATGTGAAATAAGCGACTTAGGCAGAATTAAGTATGATGAGAGTATTGGAGCCCAGCATCATTTTTGTTAATGGTCTGTTATGATATAGTCCAGAGACGTGCAGGTTAGGTTAAGTGCCGACTCTAAATTACccgtaggtgtgaatgtgattgcgaatgtgtgtctctgtgtgcctgtgattggctggagaCATGTCCAGGGTGtacccctcctctccctgagCCACTCTCAGCTGGGATCAGCTCCAGCCCCTGTGCAACCCACAAGGAGGGTACGGCTAATGGATGGATGTTAAGAACTATTTTTATATGCAGTATAAATAGTATATTTCTACTTGACACTGTATtgtaacaaacaaaatataGACAATAACCTCAGCAGATTGCACCCACCACTTTATTTAGAGCTAGTTAGATGTGAGATCTGAGCCACATCCTGTTTGTCATCTGAGGTGTTAAGCCCccctttgatgtgtgtgaagaTGTAAGAGAagtatggctgtgtgtgtgtctgggtgtgtctATACAAATGTGGTTTATGTTGTTTGCAGTTTGACAAACATGGGAGTAGTCTCGAGAAGACCAAACTGAAATTGCTGGAAGCAGCCAACCTGGTTGACAAGGTAACATCTGATGTGAAGTGtgaaaaccacaaacagacactctTTACACAGCTTTATAATACCTATCACTAGTAGTGACAAGTCAGATTCAATGTCTGGCACTTTTCCTGTCCACTCAGTACTACAAGGCTCTGAGCATCCGTGTGGCCCTAATCGGTCTGGAGGTGTGGTCCAGCCAGGACATGAGCAGCGTTTCAGACAACCCTCACGCCACTCTGGCGGCCTTCCTGTCCTGGAGACGCAAACAGCTCAGCGTGCTCCCCAACGACAACGCTCAGCTCATCACGTCAgtcactctctcctccatcctcctctagTCCTCCCATTTGtcattcttcatcctctcaCCCTGCTAGTATCCCCCTACTTCCTCTAAGCCTCCTGTCCCTTGGGGTAGATCTCTCATTGATTTTATCATCATCGTGTGAGACGATAACTATCACCAGTTGTATCCCTGCGAACTGTTGTCCAGCTGGAACTAATCACCAGTGGCGTGTTGTGTCTCTAGGGGGAGGGCGTTCCAGGGCACCACCATCGGGCTGGCACCTCTTAAAGCCATGTGCTCTGACTACCAGTCTGGTGGAGTGAACACGGTGAGAGACAAGAGTCTACACAAACATCAATCCTCTGCATGCAACTTAAAAACACatatacattttcttttacaaCCCCAAAAAATATTATCCAATCTGCTGATCTTTAAGTTCTCGTTGACTCTTCCTTTGACCAGGACCACTCAGAGTCAGCCGTGGGTGTCGCTGCCACCATGGCGCATGAGATGGGTCACAACTTCGGTATGAGCCATGACAGCACAGGATGCTGTCAGGCAAGGGCCGAAGACGGAGGCTGCATCATGGCTGCTGCTACTGGGTACGACACACTAATGAGCCATGACCAATCAAAGTGCAATTGTTAAGCGAacaggggagagaaaaacagaggattTGAAAGATGACAGTTCTTATTCACCGTACTTGTGCTTCTTCCTCGCCACGGCCCAGGCATCCATTTCCACGCGTGTTTAATGATTGCAATCAGAAGGAGCTGAAGAGCTACCTAAGCTCTGGAGGCGGCAAGTGTCTCTTCAACATGCCAAACACCAGAGCCATGTATGGAGGGCAGCGCTGCGGCAACGGTTACCTGGAGGATGGAGAAGAATGTgactgtggagaggaggaggtcagtgTGTCCCTGGAACGTTGCAGTATATATTTTCCACGTGTCTTTTTGTCGCCTGGACTCACGACTCTACTCTCTGCTACGCTGTTTGTGCAGGAGTGCACCAGTCCTTGCTGTAATGCCAACAACTGCACTCTGAAAGCTGGCGCTGAGTGTGCCCACGGTGTCTGCTGCCATAACTGCAAGGTAGTAACATCTAAGCAAAGGGAGACACATGAATCCTCCCATGAATGATGTGTCCCCGGGCTAATTCTTCCTATCAAATGAGCACTGAGGCAATTTGATTAAACCTCTACAGTTAATTCTTTATTCCTGTCTCTTGCCATGTCCTCATCTTGGTTTGTCCAGGTTCTGTCTtaaacttctcctcctcctcttcatctctctctgtgtagtTGAAGAGCCCAGGTGTGCTGTGTCGTGCTCCCTCAGGGTCATGTGACCTGCCGGAGTACTGCGATGGGAAGGCAGAGTCTTGTCCAGCTAATTTCTACTTAGTGGATGGAACAGCGTGTGCAGGCGGGCAGGCCTACTGTTACACCGGCATGTGTCTGACCCTGGAGCAGCAGTGTCGGTCTCTCTGGGGACGAGGTGCGTAAACAGGATGTTTATAATCTATAAATTGGGGGTATATCCTCCATTCTGATCACATAGTAGCATATTTTAGACATGCATATACTCTCAGTTTCCTGTTTATTGGATAGAATTTCTACTTAATGGAAAGATGCAACATGCCAACTGCAGTCCAGGCAGCATGTGACACCAACAAAAAGCgtttatttgtatttactgtGGGTGGTAAAAGATTAAGTTAGATTTTTAATGTAATACTGGCACTGGATTGACATATTTTGAGTTAAGCTGCATGAAGGAATTCCCAAAAATCTTGTTCTTCTTTAGATTTCATGGCAGGATGAGATGATAAAAGTTTCGGTGACATAATCAGTTGAAGTACTCAGTATAAAACTCTTATGTATCACGAGTGTAAGCGCTGAATTTCAACCATCATAGTGTatctttaaagctgcttcaCATCCAGCGCATGTTGAAGCAGAGATGCTGGATAGATGTAGAGTTGAGCCCTCAGTGGGACACAGGATTAGGGACTGTTATTGGACAGTGTCCATGTTCCCGTTGTGACGGTGCCTCCCTGGAGTCACTTTGTAGAACCGCAGGAGCCACCCAGAACAGTAAGGGATGCCATCTGGTCTCCATCAGGTGGTCAcacaacacactgtgtgtgtgcattactgtgtgtgtatgtgcagctATTTGACTTGATTCTGTACATTGTCTCTCCTTCGACCACAGATAGCAGTCCGGCCCCTGACCTGTGTTTTAAGAAGGTGAATGAAGCTGGGGACATGTACGGCAACTGTGGCAAAGATCTGTTTGGGAAGTACAAGAGCTGTAAGGACAGGTGAAGATCAAACCTTTGGGTTCATTGTCTCCCTCAGTTGAAGGAGGGTATCTACATTCCCTCAGAATGACAAGTAAACATATTTGCAGCCTTTTTCTATCCATCTCAACACATTGACGATACTTTTTGTTATGTCTACCAGCGATGCTCAATGTGGGAAAATCCAGTGTTTAACTTCAGCCTCCAAGCCCATTGAGAACAACGCTGTTCGCATAGAAACCACTGTCAGCGTGGGCAACAAGAAGATCCAGTGTATGGGAACACATGTGTACAAGGCTGGGCAGGTGGATGAAGAGGCACAGGGCGACACTCTGGACCCAGGCCTGGTCATGACGGGGACCAAGTGCGGCACTGACTCGGTGAGACTCACACATACTTGGAAAAAGAAAGATCTCTTTTTGAGATGTCCGTATGTGTTTTACCTGTCAGAAAGCAAGTAAAGTAAAATTCTACCATTTAAAGCAACCACTTGATTCTCTA contains:
- the adam19b gene encoding disintegrin and metalloproteinase domain-containing protein 19 is translated as MRPGARPPPLHAVQSSLCLCLIVVLLCVEAAVSGGGVYNGENKQGSLRSILEHVQSYEITSPTWLHPHRHRRSANKEHPAEALVLISAEGQELRLHLEKNEQLLAPGYQEIWYTPDGARKSTSPASTGHCFYHGEVLGMEGSSVAVSTCSGLRGLISLNASVSYLIEPLPASLDAQQHAVFRAESLHLPGGSCLHHHGNREHEEGLNDFIHGMMSPRRVRREKRDLSQNMKYVELLIVADKAEFDKHGSSLEKTKLKLLEAANLVDKYYKALSIRVALIGLEVWSSQDMSSVSDNPHATLAAFLSWRRKQLSVLPNDNAQLITGRAFQGTTIGLAPLKAMCSDYQSGGVNTDHSESAVGVAATMAHEMGHNFGMSHDSTGCCQARAEDGGCIMAAATGHPFPRVFNDCNQKELKSYLSSGGGKCLFNMPNTRAMYGGQRCGNGYLEDGEECDCGEEEECTSPCCNANNCTLKAGAECAHGVCCHNCKLKSPGVLCRAPSGSCDLPEYCDGKAESCPANFYLVDGTACAGGQAYCYTGMCLTLEQQCRSLWGRDSSPAPDLCFKKVNEAGDMYGNCGKDLFGKYKSCKDSDAQCGKIQCLTSASKPIENNAVRIETTVSVGNKKIQCMGTHVYKAGQVDEEAQGDTLDPGLVMTGTKCGTDSICFNGECRNASFLQADECNAKCHGHGLCNNNHNCHCDTGWAPPLCDQRGSGGSVDSGPVVSHSNLLPVLLVLPLVLFVVLAAVGLWCCYKHKLHPLKTSAPPSVPDSVPAEGKQPYADGHVNGHANPAFLLKIQDSDHLGKSSPRPSPSCPPRSRHAIVRPAVKPPPVPAYAAGQNEQMAQLQPVAAPQGQLPPQANTPTLLKSGKRQNQPPPPPSGPPCLPSLDTKTHSPHSTVSKPRPAPPSRPPPPCPVNKLSVEQQQIKGLQITTNALQRGKNALAPPAGQKKPNRT